From the Sphingobium sp. RAC03 genome, the window ACGCCAGATCCTTGGCCGACGGGGCGTAGCGCTCCATGAAGCGCTCGCCTTCGGAGTTGGTGAGATAGCCGCCCTCCCCGCGCGCGCCTTCGGTGATCAGCACGCCGGCGCCATAGATCCCGGTCGGGTGGAACTGGACGAATTCCAGATCCTGGAGCGGAAGGCCAGCGCGCAGCACCATGCCACCGCCGTCGCCGGTGCAGCTATGCGCCGAGGTGGCCGAGAAATAGGCGCGGCCATAACCACCCGTCGCCAGCACGACCGCATGGCTGCGGAAGCGATGGATCGATCCATCTTCCATGCACAAGGCGATCACGCCGCGACATTCGCCATTTTCCATGATCAGGTCGATGGCGAAATATTCGATGTAGAAGTCCGCGTCATATTTCAGCGACTGCTGATAGAGCGCGTGGAGCATGGCGTGGCCGGTACGGTCGGCGGCGGCGCAGGTGCGCTGCACCGGCGGGCCGGCACCCATATTCTGCATGTGGCCGCCGAAGGGACGCTGGTAGATCGTCCCATCCTCGTTGCGGCTGAACGGCACGCCGGCATGCTCCAGCTCGATGACAGCGGCAGGCGCTTCACGCACCATATATTCGATCGCGTCCTGGTCGCCCAGCCAGTCCGACCCCTTGACGGTGTCGTACATGTGCCAGGTCCAGTGATCGGGCGAATTATTGCCCAGCGAAGCGGCGATGCCGCCCTGCGCCGCAACCGTGTGGCTGCGCGTCGGGAACAATTTGGTGATGCAGGCGGTCTTGAGGCCCGCTTCGGCGCTGCCCATGGTCGCGCGCAGGCCCGAACCGCCCGCGCCCACGACCACGGTGTCATAGGTATGATCGATGATCTTATAGGCTTGCGTCATTATTCGACGACCCCTGTGAAGGCGATCTTGGCGATCGCGAAGACGCCTGCGGCCGCGCCGCCAAAGGCATAGAAATTGAGCAGCAGCATCGAGAAGAAGGCCATGCCCTTATCGTGAACATAATCTTCCAGCATCACCTGCATGCCGAGGCGCAGATGCCAGAAGATGCTGACGATCATCAGCATCATCGGCACCGCGACCAGCGGGTTGGCGATCCACAGCACGACGCTCTCATAATCGAGGCCGGGCAGGCTGATCAGGCTGAAGATCAGCCACAATACCAGCAGCAGGTTGCCGACGGCGGTGTAGCGCTGCGCCAGCCAGTGATGCGCGCCGTGCCTGGCCGAACCCAGCCCGCGAACGCGGCCGATACCCGTTCCGTTGCCCATCAGAAACCCTTTCCGAAGATATAGAGCCACAGCAGGGCGGTCACGGCCAGCGACGCCGCGAAGGTCGCGATCGACCAGCTCTTGTTGCTGCGCAGTTCATATCCCGCGCCCAGATCCAGCACGAAATGGCGGAGACCGGAGAAAAGATGCTGGAAGAAGAACCAGCTAAGCCCGATCATCACCAGATAGCCGATCGGTGACGTGGCGCAGGCGACGAAGGTCGCATAGGCTTCCGGCCCGGTCGCGGCGGCCATCAGCCACCAGATGAGGCCCAGCGCACCGGCCGTCGCAAGACCGTTGCCGGTCACGCGATGGATGATGGAGACGGTCATGGCCGGTCCCCATTTCCATATGGTCAAATGCGGCGAGAGCGGCCGGCTGTTGGATCGCGCCATATCTACCCTTGTCCCTGCTATATTCCTTGATCCCGCCCCCCTTAAGAGCGAACGCACAGGAGGGCAAGCCGCGCCGGGCATGGCTGCCCCAATGTCCGTGCCGGGCCAACGGGCATTTGATCATAAGAAGTGATTAACCAAAGCGCGCTAGGACAGGCTGATATTATCGCTCATCCCACCAACAGGGGCCGTCCAGCCATGTCGTCCTTCGTTTCTCCCGCCGAAACCGCCTCCGACTATGTGGCGGGCATTGACCCCGACGGCGCCATTGCCCGTAACGCAAAAGAAATCGGCCTGTTGATCGAGCCGGACATCGATCAGGTCGCGGCGGCATTTTTCGACAGCTATATGCGCGAAACCGGGTTGATCGATCGCCTGGACCAGTCCGTGATCGACAAAATCCGGGCCGAATCGCGTGTCTATGCCGCCCATAAGCTGATGCATTTCCGGGAGGCGCGCTGGACGCGCTCTGCCGCCGATTGCGTGCGCCATGCCCGCAAACATGGCGTCCCCGTGCGCGCCGTGCTGGTCGCGGTCGGCAAGGCCAACGACACGATCATGAATTTGCTGTGGGAACGGTGCCGCGACGATGATGCACGCCTGCGCCGGTTGATGGGCACGATCATGGAAATCGGCATGTTCGATGCCGGCTTCATGAGCAATGTGCTATCGTCCGATCAGGCCGAAGTTCAGCGCGCCGAACGGCAGCGCTATGGCACCTTGTTCGAACAGCGGATCATGGGCGAACTGGACGGTGCCACGCGCCTGGGCGAATCGCTGCGCGAACAGGCCAAGGATGCGTCCGCCGCCACGCGGGGCATGCTGGGCAAGGCGTCGGAAGTCGCCGCTGCCGCCGAACAATCCGCTCTGGCGATGCGCGAAGCCGCCCGCACCTCCGCTGGCCTGATCCGCGCGATCGACGATGCCCGCACCGAAGTCGAGGGCGCAGCCGACGTGGCCCAGCGCGCCGCCAAGCAATCGGGTGATGCCGTCACCATGTCCGCCACCCTGTCCGACCATGCCAAGTCGATCGAATCGATCCTGGGCCTCATCCGCGACATTGCCGGGCAAACCAATTTGCTGGCGCTCAACGCCACGATCGAAGCCGCCCGTGCGGGCGACGCCGGGCGCGGCTTTGCCGTGGTGGCGCAGGAAGTGAAGAGCCTCGCCAACCAGACCGCGCGCGCGACCGACGAAATTGCGGGGAAGATCGCCGACATCCAGGCCTCGACCCGCCAGTCGGTGGAGACCAACGAGCGCATCCGCGACACGGTGGGCGAAGTGCAGGCCAGCGCCGAGCGCATCCGCCATGCCATGGACGCGCAGGCGCAGACCGTCACCATGATCACCGCCGCCGTCGATGAAACCGCGCTGGCCGCCGATTCCATGTCGACCACCATCTCGGCGATCCGCCAGGACACCGAAGTCGTCGCGTCGGAAATCGACCAGCTCGAACGCGGCTTCGTCAGCGTGGAGGGCAAGCTCGCCAGCCTGCGCCACGCCTCGACGGACTTTGGGCGGCAGGTCGCCTGACACTCCATGTTAGTTCGTCATGCTGACGAAAGTCAGCATCCATGCGCGCTCCGTCTGTGAACACGCATAGGTAGAGCCAATGGATCCTGACTTTCGTCAGGATGACGCAGATGGTTAAGGATGTTCTGCGAGCCGCTTCCCCTGCCTGCCCCGCTGCTCTAAAGGCCGGGGGATGAACGATGCTACATCCCCGGCGATCCAAAGCTGGAAAGTCACCCTGCCCTGCACCCGCGCCGAGGCCGAGGCGCTGGACGGGGATATTGCCGCCTTTGCGATGATGGACCGGCCGCCGGTGCTGATGACCAGCGAGGCGGAACCCGATGACGAGGATGCCTGGCGGCTCGACGCCTATTTCGAGGGCAAGCCCAGCCCCGCCGCGATCAAGCTGTTGCGGTCGATGGTGCCCAGCGCCGCGCGGACCAAGCCCGTCGTTGAAGCGCTGCCCGACGAGGATTGGGTGACGATCAGCCAGCAGGGGCTGGAGCCAGTCACCGCCGGGCGCTTCCATGTCCGCAACCTCGCCAGCGACCCCGAACAGCCCGGCCAGGTCAATCTGCTGATCGCCGCCAGCCGCGCCTTTGGCACTGGCCAGCATGAGACGACGGCGGGTTGCCTTGCCATGCTCGACCGGATGCGGCGCGTGGGCATGCGGTTCGGCAATGTCGCCGACATCGGCACTGGCACCGGACTGCTCGCCTTTGCCGCGCTGCATCTATGGCCGCGCGCCTATGCCACCGCGTCGGACATTGATCCGGTCGCGGTCGAGATCAGCGCGGAGAATGCGCTGGCCAATGGCATGGCCGTCGGCCGGGGACAGGGGCAGGTTGCGCTCTATGCCGCCGCCGGGGTCGATCATGCCGCGATCATCGCCCGTGCGCCCTATGACCTGCTGATCGCCAATATCCTGGCCGGGCCGTTGATCGAACTCGCCCCATCGCTCTGCGCGATGGTGGAGGAAGGCGGCACGATCCTGCTCGCGGGCCTCCTCAACGAACAGGCCGACGCCGTGCTGGCCGCCTATCGGGCGCAGGGGATGCGGCTGGCCGAACGCGCCGACCGGGGTGATTGGCCGACGCTCAGGTTACGCAAGCGGCCCGTCATCGGCTGGAAGCGCCCCCGCCGCCTCAACCCCGCCGCACGCGGCGAGGCGCCCGGTTTCGGTAGTATCTAACGCTGTGGGCCGGGATGATCAGAGCGAGTCGATCATCTCGGCCAGCACCGCGAGGCAATCCTTGCCCAACTGCATGGAGCGCGCGGGCGACCAGCCGGTTTCGGCATCGGGCAAGTCGTCATTATCCTTGAACGGCATTTCCAGCGTCATCGCCACCGCGCCGAATCGTTCTGCGATCTGATTGGTGGACATGGCAAGGTTCGCGCGCCCTGCGCCCGCTACCGGATAGCCCAGGCGCGTCTGGAAATCGGGCGTCCGCGCCGCCAGCGTGTCGCGATAGCGGTGATAGAGCGACACTTGCCGGTCGGTGATCGACGGGATGCCTTCGAACCCGGCGATGAACACCGCAGGAATCGCTTCGTCGCCATGCACGTCCATCGCGAAGTCCACGCCGGTTTCATCCATCGCGTTGCGGACCAGCAGCACTTCCGGGCTGCGTTCCATAGACGGGTCATGCCATTCGCGGTTGAGGTTCACCCCCACCGCATTGGTGCGCAGATGGCCCCGGCGGCTGCCATCGGGGTTCATATTGGGGACGAGGTGGATGGTCGCCTTCTGGCGCAGCAGCCGGGCAACGGCATCCTCTTCGTCGGTCAGACGCTCCAGCGCGCCTTCCATCCACCATTGCGCCATCGATTCGCCGGGATGCTGGCGGGCATAGAGCCACACCTGCTTGGGACCATCGCCGATGGTCAAAAGGTCGATCGGCTGACCATCCAGCGTCAGCCCCAATTCGCGATGCGCGACACCCGGCTGGCAGGCGGCAAAGGCGATCAGGTCATGGTGCCGCTCCATCGAATAAGGCGCGAAATAGGCGACCCACACGACATTGGCATCGCTCGCCAGCCGGATGGTCAACGTGCCATCGGCATAGCTGGTGTCGGCCTGGGTCCAGATTTCTCGGTCCTCGCTCACCCGCGCCTTATAATCGACCCAGCCATCGGGATAGGCCGACCCGCCACAATTGACGATCGCCAGTTCCACCTCTTGCCCCGCTGCCCCGGCAACCCGGAAGTGGAACCATTGATAGAAGTCGCTCTGATGATCCGTCACGATCGCCAGCTCGGCGCGCGCGCCGCTTGGCGTATCGGTGATGGAGAGGGTGCGAATATTGCCGCTGTCAAAGCCGCTGGAAATGGAAATGGTCATTTGACGGTTATAGTCCGGCCCGATTCGCCCGGATAGCCCCCGATCAAGGCACCGGCGAGCTTTTGTGCGGCAATGCCCGGCTGCGCGGCGGGCGTGCCCTGCTTCGCTTCGGTATAGGCGCGGCCCTCCCAGATGGTCGCCGAATCGGACCGGCGACGCAGTTGCACATGCAATTGCGTGGTCACGATATCCTTGGGCTTGCCCGACAAGTTGATGCCGACACCCAGGCCCATGCCCGAAAAGCCGCCGCTGCCGATGCCGCCGCCCATGCCGACGGTGACGGGGCGATCATTGCGCGCCTGGCCTGAGGGGCGGAAGCTGCGCTGGAAGCTGACCAGCGCAACATAGTCACTGGTCGCGCCCGGCGCGACGCTGGTGAAGCCTACCCGCTGCCATTCCTGCGCGACGGCGGCGGCATAGGTGCGGAATTCCAGGCTGATGTCAGGATTGCCGGGCATTTCCTCCACCGCGACCGTGCCCGTCCGGGCGGGATTACCGACATGGAAGCGCGTCACTTCCACCTGTGGCACGGCGGTTGCGCACGCGGCCAGCGGCAGGGCAAGGCAGGCGGCAAGAATCAGGCGCTTCGACATCGATTTCACTCCAACGTGGCTCTCCACCGATAAACGGCGCGACCAGCTATATTCCCTCCAACGCGCAAAGCCATGAAGTTGCTGCATGACCGATGAACAACGGCAAAAGAGCGCCCGCCGCCCTTGACTTTGGCCCGCCCCACCCATAGGGGCAGCGCTTCGATTTTCCATCACAGTCAGATTCACCAAGGGCCGATGCCATGAAGATCCGCAACTCGCTCAAGTCGCTCAAGGACCGCCACCGGGACAACCGCGTGATCCGTCGTCGCGGCCGCACCTACGTCATCAACAAGACCAACCGCCGCTTCAAAGCCCGCCAGGGCTAAGCATAGCGGTCAGGATGGTGCCGTTTCCGGCGCTGTCCTAAGCCATCGGACTAACCAGTCCTTTCAGAGCGCCCGATCGAGCATGATCGGGCGCTCGATGCGTTTGCGCGCGGGGTTGGGGCAATGCGTGGCGTTTGTCCCGCATCTTAGCCGGAGCGCTTCGCATAACGCACCAACCCATCCCCGTTCGGGCTGAGCCTGTCGAAGCCCCTTTCTTCTCTCAAGAAAAAGAAGGCCCTTCGACAAGCTCAGGGCGAACGGAAAAGGGTGATGTTCGCTACGCTTGCGCGGGTGTTGGTGCCCAGGTGCAAATCCCTCTCCCTTGAGGGAGAGGGTTGCGAAGACTTGGCAGCTTGCTGCCTAGTCGTAGCTGGGTGAGGGTGTAGCGCGCTTATAGCTCATTCCCGCCCCTTCAATTCATCGCCCTGCACCGCCGCGACGTGCAGCACGTTGGTCGACCCCGGCGTACCGAAGGGGACGCCCGCCAGCACCACGATCTTGCCGCCCTTTTCCGCCATACGATGCCGCAGCGCCATGCGGCGGGCCTTGCCGATCATCTCCTCGAACGTGCCGATATCCTTGGTGCGGATGGCGTACACGCCCCATGTCAGCCCCAGCTTGCGCGCGGTATCCGTGCGCGGCGTCAGGGCCAGGATCGGCGCGGAGGGCCGTTCGCGCGCAACGCGCCGCACCGTGCTGCCCGATGAGGTGAAGCAGGTGATGACGCTCGCGCCCACCACGGTAACGATATTGCCCGCCGCTTCAGCGAGCGCGTCGGCGGTAGTGGGATCGGGCTTCGTTTCGGTGAAGTGCAGCCGCGCCAGATAGCCCGGATCGCGCTCGACGCTGTTGGCGATGCTGTCCATCATCGCGACCGCCTCGACCGGCCAGTCACCCGCCGCCGTTTCCGCCGACAACATGATCGCGTCGGCCCCGTCATAGACCGCCGTCGCCACGTCCGACACTTCGGCGCGAGTCGGGGATGGCGACTTGATCATCGATTCGAGCATCTGCGTCGCAACCACCACCGGACGGCCCAGTCGCCGCGCGGTCGCCACGATCTGCTTCTGCAGCGGTGGCACCGATTCGGGGGGGAGTTCGACGCCCAGATCGCCGCGCGCGACCATCACGCCATCGGCCATCTCGACGATTTCCTCCAGCCGCTGCACGGCGGATGGCTTTTCGATCTTGGCCATCAGCGATCCATGCCCGCCCATCAGCTTGCGCGCCTCGGCCAGATCTTCCGGCCTCTGCACGAAGCTGAGCGCGATCCAGTCGCACCCCTGCTCGATCGCGAAGCTGAGGTCACGCCGGTCCTTTTCGGTCAGCGCGGGCACCGGCACCACCACGTCGGGCACGTTCACGCCCTTGCGGTTGGACAGCGTACCGCCGACCTCGACGATCGTGTCGATACGGTCGTCGCTGATCGCCTGTACCCGCAGCACCATCTTGCCATCGTCCAGCAGCAGCCGGGTGCCCGGCACCAGCGCGGCATAGATTTCGGGATGGGGCAGGTTCACGCGGCGGGCGTCACCCGGCGTTTCGTCGCGATCGAGGATGAAGGGCGCGCCCTTCTCCAGGATTGCCAGGCCCTTTTCGAACGTGCCGACGCGCAGTTTCGGCCCCTGCAAGTCGCCCAATATGGTGGTCGGCCGATGAAATTCATTTTCCAGTTCGCGGATGATGGCGATCCGCGCGGCATGGTCCTCATGCGCGCCATGGCTCATATTGATGCGAAAGGCGTCGGCACCCGCGATGAACAGCGCGCGGATCATCTCCGCACTGTCGCTCGCAGGACCAAGCGTCGCAAGAATACGGACCTTGCGCGAGCGGGGCGGTAACTTCGTCATGTGTTCTCCTGGCCGTCATATGCGCTCCGCACTTGCCGGAGCGTCGTTATGGGGTATCCGTGCTGCACGACAGGATGATGTAGATCAGCGAAAGGGTTTCACGCCGATGAACGACACCATAGTCACAGATGAAGTTGCTGCAACCGCCTTCCGCCGCTTGGTGGCGCATTTGCAGCACCGCACCGACGTGCAGAATATCGACCTGATGGGGCTGGCCGGCTTTTGCCGCAATTGCCTCGCTGACTGGATCGCGGAAGCGGACGGCACGCTGACGCGGGATGAAGCCCGCGAAATCATCCACGGCATGCCCTTTGCCCAGTGGAAGGCGCAGCATCAGGGCGAGGCGACCCCGGAACAGATCGCCCGGATGAAAGAGAGTGTGGCGAAGAACGCCGACACTCACTAGGACGCCCCCCAACCGATTCACATTCCATATGGAGACATCATCCCATGACCGAACCCAACGTCGCCGCCGACCAGCTACGCCTCTTGATCGAGCGCATCGAACGGCTGGAAGAAGAAAAGAAGGGCATCGGCGACGACATCAAGGACGTCTATCTGGAAGCCAAGGCGACCGGCTACGACCCCAAGATCATGCGCCAGATCGTCCGCCTGCGGAAGATGCAGCCGCATGACCGGCAGGAAATGGAAGCCATCCTCCAGACCTATTTGTCCGCGCTGGGCATGGAGTAAGACTCCGCCTCCGTTCGTCCTGCGCTTGTCGAAAGGTTCCTCTGAGCGTAGCGAAGTGCCTTCACTGCGTTCAGGCCAAGGCTTCGACAGCCTCAGCCCGAACGGGATCTGAGGGAGAGCGAAATGTCCGAGATCATCGTCAGCACCACCAGCCGCCTGGAAGGGCGACCGGCCAAGGAATATCTGGGCATCGTCACCGGCGAGGTGATCGTGGGGGCTAATCTGTTCCGCGACCTGTTCGCCAGCGTGCGCGACATCGTCGGTGGCCGGTCGGGCGCTTATGAGGATGTGCTGCAACGCGCGCGCGAGCAGGCGATCGGCGAGATGCGGATGCGCGCGGCGACGCTGGGCGCGAACGCGGTGGTCGGCGTCGATCTCGACTATGAAGTGCTTGGCGCCAACGGGTCGATGCTGATGGTATCGGCCTCCGGGACCGCGATCCTAGTGTAACATTGCGCACGGGCGCGTCGCTCGCTAGAGAGCGCGCTCGTGTTTCACCAGAAAATGTCAGGAGAAGGCCGTGGCCGGCCATTCCAAATTCAAGAACATCATGCATCGCAAGGGCGCGCAGGACAAGAAGCGCTCCTCGATGTTCTCTAAGCTCAGCCGCGAAATCACCGTCGCGGCGAAGATGGGCATGCCCGATGTGGACATGAACCCGCGCCTGCGCCTGGCGGTCAACGCCGCCAAGGCCCAGTCCATGCCCAAGGACAATATCCAGCGCGCGATCGACAAGGCGATCGGCGGCGACACCGACAATTATGAAGAAGTCCGCTATGAGGGCTATGGCCCCGGCGGCGTCGCCATCATCGTCGAAGCGCTGACCGACAATCGCAATCGCACCGCGACCAATGTTCGCACCGCCTTCTCGAAGAATGGCGGCAATCTGGGCGCGTCGGGCGCGGTCAGCCATGGGTTCGACCGCGTCGGCCTGATCACCTATCCCGCCAGCGCGGGCGATGCCGAGACGATCTTCGAAGCGGCGCTCGAAGCCGGCGCGGAGGATGTTTCGTCCAACGAGGACGAGCATGAAATCTGGACCGCGATGGACGCGCTCCATGAAGTGTCCAAGGCGCTGGAAGCC encodes:
- the sdhC gene encoding succinate dehydrogenase, cytochrome b556 subunit; translated protein: MARSNSRPLSPHLTIWKWGPAMTVSIIHRVTGNGLATAGALGLIWWLMAAATGPEAYATFVACATSPIGYLVMIGLSWFFFQHLFSGLRHFVLDLGAGYELRSNKSWSIATFAASLAVTALLWLYIFGKGF
- the sdhD gene encoding succinate dehydrogenase, hydrophobic membrane anchor protein, with amino-acid sequence MGNGTGIGRVRGLGSARHGAHHWLAQRYTAVGNLLLVLWLIFSLISLPGLDYESVVLWIANPLVAVPMMLMIVSIFWHLRLGMQVMLEDYVHDKGMAFFSMLLLNFYAFGGAAAGVFAIAKIAFTGVVE
- a CDS encoding YebC/PmpR family DNA-binding transcriptional regulator — protein: MAGHSKFKNIMHRKGAQDKKRSSMFSKLSREITVAAKMGMPDVDMNPRLRLAVNAAKAQSMPKDNIQRAIDKAIGGDTDNYEEVRYEGYGPGGVAIIVEALTDNRNRTATNVRTAFSKNGGNLGASGAVSHGFDRVGLITYPASAGDAETIFEAALEAGAEDVSSNEDEHEIWTAMDALHEVSKALEAKLGEAEGAKLAWRPQTTTEVDEANAATLLKLVDTLEDDDDVQTVWGNYEVSDAVMEKLG
- the ykgO gene encoding type B 50S ribosomal protein L36 yields the protein MKIRNSLKSLKDRHRDNRVIRRRGRTYVINKTNRRFKARQG
- a CDS encoding DUF1244 domain-containing protein, coding for MNDTIVTDEVAATAFRRLVAHLQHRTDVQNIDLMGLAGFCRNCLADWIAEADGTLTRDEAREIIHGMPFAQWKAQHQGEATPEQIARMKESVAKNADTH
- a CDS encoding methyl-accepting chemotaxis protein, with protein sequence MSSFVSPAETASDYVAGIDPDGAIARNAKEIGLLIEPDIDQVAAAFFDSYMRETGLIDRLDQSVIDKIRAESRVYAAHKLMHFREARWTRSAADCVRHARKHGVPVRAVLVAVGKANDTIMNLLWERCRDDDARLRRLMGTIMEIGMFDAGFMSNVLSSDQAEVQRAERQRYGTLFEQRIMGELDGATRLGESLREQAKDASAATRGMLGKASEVAAAAEQSALAMREAARTSAGLIRAIDDARTEVEGAADVAQRAAKQSGDAVTMSATLSDHAKSIESILGLIRDIAGQTNLLALNATIEAARAGDAGRGFAVVAQEVKSLANQTARATDEIAGKIADIQASTRQSVETNERIRDTVGEVQASAERIRHAMDAQAQTVTMITAAVDETALAADSMSTTISAIRQDTEVVASEIDQLERGFVSVEGKLASLRHASTDFGRQVA
- a CDS encoding 50S ribosomal protein L11 methyltransferase, producing MNDATSPAIQSWKVTLPCTRAEAEALDGDIAAFAMMDRPPVLMTSEAEPDDEDAWRLDAYFEGKPSPAAIKLLRSMVPSAARTKPVVEALPDEDWVTISQQGLEPVTAGRFHVRNLASDPEQPGQVNLLIAASRAFGTGQHETTAGCLAMLDRMRRVGMRFGNVADIGTGTGLLAFAALHLWPRAYATASDIDPVAVEISAENALANGMAVGRGQGQVALYAAAGVDHAAIIARAPYDLLIANILAGPLIELAPSLCAMVEEGGTILLAGLLNEQADAVLAAYRAQGMRLAERADRGDWPTLRLRKRPVIGWKRPRRLNPAARGEAPGFGSI
- the pyk gene encoding pyruvate kinase — translated: MTKLPPRSRKVRILATLGPASDSAEMIRALFIAGADAFRINMSHGAHEDHAARIAIIRELENEFHRPTTILGDLQGPKLRVGTFEKGLAILEKGAPFILDRDETPGDARRVNLPHPEIYAALVPGTRLLLDDGKMVLRVQAISDDRIDTIVEVGGTLSNRKGVNVPDVVVPVPALTEKDRRDLSFAIEQGCDWIALSFVQRPEDLAEARKLMGGHGSLMAKIEKPSAVQRLEEIVEMADGVMVARGDLGVELPPESVPPLQKQIVATARRLGRPVVVATQMLESMIKSPSPTRAEVSDVATAVYDGADAIMLSAETAAGDWPVEAVAMMDSIANSVERDPGYLARLHFTETKPDPTTADALAEAAGNIVTVVGASVITCFTSSGSTVRRVARERPSAPILALTPRTDTARKLGLTWGVYAIRTKDIGTFEEMIGKARRMALRHRMAEKGGKIVVLAGVPFGTPGSTNVLHVAAVQGDELKGRE
- a CDS encoding heavy metal-binding domain-containing protein, with product MSEIIVSTTSRLEGRPAKEYLGIVTGEVIVGANLFRDLFASVRDIVGGRSGAYEDVLQRAREQAIGEMRMRAATLGANAVVGVDLDYEVLGANGSMLMVSASGTAILV
- a CDS encoding M14 family metallopeptidase, giving the protein MTISISSGFDSGNIRTLSITDTPSGARAELAIVTDHQSDFYQWFHFRVAGAAGQEVELAIVNCGGSAYPDGWVDYKARVSEDREIWTQADTSYADGTLTIRLASDANVVWVAYFAPYSMERHHDLIAFAACQPGVAHRELGLTLDGQPIDLLTIGDGPKQVWLYARQHPGESMAQWWMEGALERLTDEEDAVARLLRQKATIHLVPNMNPDGSRRGHLRTNAVGVNLNREWHDPSMERSPEVLLVRNAMDETGVDFAMDVHGDEAIPAVFIAGFEGIPSITDRQVSLYHRYRDTLAARTPDFQTRLGYPVAGAGRANLAMSTNQIAERFGAVAMTLEMPFKDNDDLPDAETGWSPARSMQLGKDCLAVLAEMIDSL
- a CDS encoding DUF2312 domain-containing protein, translated to MTEPNVAADQLRLLIERIERLEEEKKGIGDDIKDVYLEAKATGYDPKIMRQIVRLRKMQPHDRQEMEAILQTYLSALGME